gcattgggccactaagagccagaacagcttcaatgcaccttggcatagattctacaagtgtctggaatactattggagggatgtgacaccattcttacacaagaaattccatcatttggtatTTTGTTGATGGAGGTGGAAAACAGTCTCAGGCACTGCTCCAGAATCTCTCATACGTGTTacattgggttgagatctggtgactcgGCTATGGCATATAGTTCACATCGTTTTTATGCTCagcaaaccattcagtgaccactcatgcCCTGTGGATGAGGGTATTGTCATCCTATGGGtacatagccatggtagccaaaataatggcttGCTCAGCATttgtatacatgaccctaagcatgatgggatgttaattgcttaattaaatcAGGAACCACACCGGCTTTCAATATTTACTataagtgtttccattattttggcagttacctgtatatttcAAAAGTAGGGATTGAAGGGCAACACCAGATATTTTTCAAGTATGAGCTTTTCCTTCAAAATGGTGTATTCTGACATACTCTTCAACACAAATCCTTCAGTGCTCTCATTTCCCGAAGTTGACGAAGTTTGCGAAGGCATCTTGTTTGGGTTGCACCATGGCAGTGTTGACCATGGACTGCCCCATGCCCATTCCTGGCATACCCAGGGTGCCTTGCAGGCCCATGCCTGAGGGGGCCACGCCCAGGTTCATTCCCATGATTCCCTGATTGACAGGCATTCCGCCCATTCCCATGGTACCCGTTGCCATGGTGGGAGGCATGCCCAGGCCTATGGCCCTGGCGGGCATCATGGGGTTGGTCAGCGGTCTGATGGGTGTGGCTGTAGGCTGGATGTTCATATTCAGGCCTCCAAAACTCTGAGCCAGGTTGATGGGTGACTGGACTCCTGGAAGCAGGGGATCTGAAATGAAAAATTAGGTGCTATTACTGTCATTTCAATCTCCctgcactgacacacagacattcaCATTACAAGTGAGTTGACACCCAACAAAGAGAAACGTTGAGAGCTTGAGTTAATAACAGACCTTGCTGTAGCATATTGAGGCTTGGCTTACAGTTGGCCGACTGCATACCAGGAGACAGGAAGTCCAGGCTGATGTTGACACTGGGGTCTGACCatgtgggggggagggagggctTCTGGAGTCCCATGTGCTGCGGCAATAAGCCCCCCTGCATCGGCCCAAAGTTCTACAACGAGCCAAAGAAGAGACAAGACATTCGTCTATCCTACAACCACAACACATACATCCTTTTTTgtattcacaacgttgacatcttCAGTGATAATGAGGCTCCTCCATCTGTAACAATGACTGGTGTAGTGAGTTGGAGGCCTATGAGTCACCCATACCTGTGATCTGGAGATGGGCAGGCCGGTGTTGGCGGCGCCCACACTCTGTCTACCACACATGGAGAAGGTCATGCTTTGGGAGGCGCTGAGGGAGGTGCGATTGGAGCCCATTAGGTCAAAGAGCTCAGCTGATGGCGGGGTGGGGGCCGAGGCTGGGGGAGGCTGGATGCTACCAAACAGGTCTGTGATTGGCTGAGacggagtggtggtggtggccaGAGAACTGGAGAACGCATTCCAGTCCCCAAACTCACCGTTCCCATTGGACCCTGGCCCTACAGAAAGAATAGAGAATCATTTAGAAAATGAACGAATTCACCAGATTCACATCTATGAATCTCTAACCAGCCTTATACCAACAACTCTAAATAAAACAACGTGTTTTTTCTTTGAAAAAAATTAATGAGTTGATGTGCTTAtcttaaaatatttttttccaaatAAGTAAAGATTTTATTATACAGTGTTCAGTTTTGTTTTTCCAAGTCAACTTGAAGAGAAATGAATAAGGCATACATGTCCCATTTCTTCTGAAAGGGCGATGTGCACCCTGTCAGGCAGGGCGGGTGAACAATGAAGGTAACAGATATCGCCCCGAGGGGAGTACCAGCACACACAGCCCAGTGCTGATGGGACCTGACACAGGACAGAGTGTGTGCTAACACTAGGGCCAGAGGGTACTGCATgggaacacacaccacacacacctggccCAGAGGGTACTGCTTGAGCaggcacacgcgcgcacacacacacacaaatccaggGAGGACTCTGACAATGACTAATTAgtatacacagagtgtacaaaacattaagaacaccttcctaatattgagttgcacccccttctgccctcagaacagcctcaattcgtcagggtatggactctaaaagttgtcaagttggctggaggctggatgtcctttgggtggtgcaccattcttgatacacacaggaaagtgttgtgtgaaaaaccctgcagcgttgcagttcttgataccgtctgaatggcacacatacacaacccatgtctcaattgtcctcttcatctacactgattgaagtggatttaacaagtcacatcaataagagatcatagctttcacctggattcaccgaTGTCTACGTCATGGAAAGCGTTTTGTCCAGTGTAAATCCAATCTAGATAGCAGATAAACTGCCAAAGACTTGCTGCTGGGGCCCTCTCGTCTTCCCTGTATCCTGCTCTCTTtttatccatccacccatccatccatccatccagagcagagggaggaggatgggggaggtaaGCTGTGTCAAATGGGAGCTGACAGGCGTCTGTCCTCATAAGGCTCAGGAGGTAGTGACTCATCAATATTTCAAGACCTTCACTTCCACAGGACAGAACAACACGTGGGACGCAACCACAAACCCCTCAGCAGGAACGGGAGGGGGGCCTCTGGATCCTCCTAATATCTCTGTCGTGGGTGCTTCTGTACTAAGGTATTCACCTCTTCTGCTCCTAGGTTTATGAAAACATTTCTGCTGGACTTAACCTGACTACGAGGTCATTGGGAAGAGGGATCGGCCTGCCTAAGATTAATGGTCGGAGCTGTGATACAGAAAGAGGATACTGTTCAGACAATGGAGTGAGAAAGCGGTGAGACATACCGGCTGATGAAGGGAGACTGGCTGAGGCAGCTGGGGAGGAGAAGTCAGCAAAGCCACCGATGAGGTCTGAACTTCCACCTGGATGGCGCGCGCAtgcacacgcccacacacacacacacacacagtgaaagagTGAGAACAGAGTGTGACAGTGGAGGTGATGAAGATGTCTTCATCTTTGTCCCTACCAGAGTGTATGACTGAGTGTGAGAGACAGGCCCCAGCTGTTTGGTTGGAGGCAGCAAGGACACGATGAACAGGGACAgcagcatctctgtgtgtgtgtgtgtgtgtgtgtgtgtgtgtgtgtgtgtgtgtgtgtgtgtgtgtgtgtgtgtgcgtgtgcgtgtgcgtgtgcgtgcatgcagCACTCCCTTCCCACCAGAGACTGGCTCAGCCTCAGACAGCTGGTCATACTCTGCTACCACACTTCTCTCCTCTAGCTAAGCTGCCTAACATCTGTTCCTCTTAGGCCTGCCCGCCTCCTGCCCTCCCCTGCTCTACtactatatatgccatttagcagacgcttttatccaaagcgacttacagtcatgtgtgcatacattctacgtatgggtggtcccgggaatcgaacccactaccctggcgttacaagcgccatgctctaccaactgagctacagaaggaccactctaCTCACAGACAATTCTGGAGGAGCGGTTCAGGGCAATTCTATACATCGATGGCTTTAAGCCATCTTGCTTTAGAGTGCCATCACTTTGAATACCAATCTCTTCTCATTGTCTATACCACTGTGACTCATTAGATAAGTGATGGGTCTTACCTGCTGGTGCCGCCTGAATGGACCCAGAGTCCACCATCAGAAGGTCTGCAAGGCCACTGCTTGAAGTCTGGCTGGCCGACGTCtgaagaggagagaaatagaatggCTCTTACACAAGCTGTTCACTTTTAAATGGAGTTGGAATAAAACGGGGGGCTACCCTTCCTAAAGCTGCCACAAGAGGGCAGCATTAGTCTAGAAACAGTCAGGAATAGGCAGCCCAGGAGCTCCTGCTGTTCACGATTCCTGCTGCCATCCACTTCTATCATCTCATTAGACAGTCAGAAGAGACACAACACGGCTTTGCCTTCTGTCCCACAGGAAATGATCACCATCTTGTGCTTCAGTCTCAATAAAAACACACGGATGAAAATAGATGCCGCAGACAATTCAACAGTGTTCTCTTATAGGCTTCAAAAGCAGGTGCTGCATGGAGTCCATCCCTGCTATAGGCCTACGCTGACCTACAGCAGCGGCCTAGGTTAGAGTGGTACAAGAGGGCAGTGGTACCTTTGCGTCGTCTGCGTCCAGACTGCTCCTGTCCCCTGTGTAATGTGCGGCGGCCCCCAGGTCCACGGTTTTGGATGGGATGACGCCCCGTTTgcgtgtggtggtggtggtggtctctGTTGCCTGGGTGATCTGGATGCTCTTGGTGGTAACAGTCTCCTCCTCGTCTTTGAACTCCACCCCCGACAGACTCCCTGACCCGGACAACGGCCGGCCGTTCCGCGATACCCTGTCCTCCTCGTTGTCactggggggggggacaaaaataCAAACACATTAAAAGGAGTGAAGATTATCTTGTACGTGTCTTTCAAGAAGAAATGATCCGTCATTAAGCAGATTTGTATTAACTTAATAAGCATTTTGGCCGTTGTACTTAAATACACTCGGCGGTACCTGATTCTGTCAGGCGagtcatccctctccttcttgcgGAACTTGTTAATGGTGTCGTCGATGGTGCTGCCGATCTTGTCGCTGATCTCTCCCAGCTTCTCGCTGAAGGGGAAGGCTCCTTTGCTCTTGTCCCAGTCCTCATCCCACTTCCCTTTGGGCTCCGAGTCAAACATTTCTCCCGCTGAGGGGCAGAGGGGCGAAACGGGTTGACACGTGCAGAAAAATGTGTTTTGGTACCATTAAGTGTGTTTTGGTACCATTAACATGTGTTGTAGCTATGCCGAGTGAGCCTCACTTCACTAACCACGAGAGGCATTGTGGAAATGCTCTGCATCTATCTGGAATGCCAAATTATGATTTGCAACAGACAACTGTTTATCGCGCATTGAAAATGGGCCCCATTGCCAACACAAACATtgcacagctacagtatgtctgcTGAAACAGAGCGAGCATCCGAGATGAATGTCTCCCATCGCTGTGGTATTTTGATCCTGTGTGACAAAAATAAATCCCTTCCCTACCACATCACTAATTGACAAATGGTTTGACTAATGAAGTGGGAAATCACAGCAGCAAATCAAAGATATCGGGAATCAAAGGGAGGAATCAATGAACGGCGCATGGAAATAAAGTGCAAACTCTAGTGAGTTGTCTCCAACCCAATCCTAATGAAATGGCAAGGGACCCGCCAGCCCCCTTGATTAGATATCAGAATAGCAGATCAGAAAGCAACAAATCCAAAAAAAAGGATATGTGGAAGATCTATTCCGTTACATGAATGGTGAGGTTTCTCTCATACAAACATGATCAGAAATCACACAGATGAAGATGTGAGAGGAGATAAGACGTGATTGGCCCGGGAGTGAAAACAGCTCTAATCAAAAGatcagtgaggaggaggaggtggagtgagacgagagagagggagaggtctgtggggaatagaggaggggaaTGAGGTGTGATATTCTGGAAGCCTTCCGAGTCTGTAGACTGAGACTGAGGCCTGCAGAGAGAGCGACTCCAGGTAAATCAGTCAGTGTGTTTACTTACTTACTTGAACCTTGTATGTCTGCTTACAGGGAAAATGCCCCCGCTGACTGAGGGGAACGTACCCTAACCAACGTTGCAACAGCATAACGTCTATTTCCCCCATCTCATTTTGTGAGAGCACGGAGCTGAACGACAATACCACATTCTCTTCCACACCGTTAGCAGAGCATCACAGATTACGTGCCCTCTCCCCCGCGTGGTGAAACTTACGGCTGGTCTTGCCGAATCCTCCTCCAGTGCTGTCTGAGGACACACCGATGTACTTGTCCTTGTTCTTCTTggctttcttcctctcctcccggAGACGGTCGTCATCCTGGACAAACTCCACCATCTCCTTCACCTTCTGACGCACGTTGATGCCCTGGTCCTTCCCACTCTCATCTGGCGACGGTAAGGGGGAACACAAGACACAACAGGATAGGAACCTTAGTATACAAGCATTCACCAAAttaaaaagtaaaacatttttcttccacttttgGCTTCACACATTCGTGCCAACATCCCAGGCACCATTGTTTCACTGCCACAACAGGCCTGTCCTGGGGACAGTATTTGCCTTAGCGAGGACTTTATGTAACATAACCTAGCTGTACTAATGCCATGCACCAAATGCTAATTCTTGAGAGGGAAGCATGAAAAAAGATTAGCGTGACTTTAAATAGCCCTACTGTAAATATGTTGGCCGCCCTATTTAAATATTTAATGGATGCCATCACCCAAATACATTTGTTATTGGATTATGTGTAGCACAAAAACACAATATCCAATGATTAAAATACAGAGGCAACCAGAGTTGTGAATTTCTCAAGATAAACTGAACTTGTAGAAAGAGAACCCACATTTATGGCCACCTATCCTTAAGGGACAGTAAACCTTGATGAATGTAATGAGATTTAGGCTTCAACGTACCTAAACATTATCTGAACAAAAGTCTGTGTGCATATCTAGACAGGCTTGTTTAGCCTATAGATAGACCCAGAGTCCTAAATAAGCATTACTTGGGTAACTTGTctaaccacatgtacatcaagtCATTTAGTCACTCACTGAAACTACAAACATAAGAGGTCTCTCTGAGCGTCAGTCGCTTGGCTCTAGGTTCATTTGTGTAGACTGGAATGAAGTTTAAAGCAAACTGCGGTAGGTAGTTCAGCTCTGGAAACAATGTTCTGAGCCACTTCTAACTGCTAAATGCAACTGGAATCAAAATGGTCCCTCCAAAACATTTCTtgtccaaaacatttcaaaacattTCTTGTTATTAAACGTATTGGTGCCATGTCATTCCTCAGTTTCTCATAACCACCAACAATAAAAGGGATTGTGGCGAAGATGCGCACGATTCGCCACTGAAATTGTGTCAATAGTTTGTAAATCTTTATTTATTCCCAGCTATAAACACAAATATTTATTTAGATCACCAAGTAACCTAGAATGTTTGGTTCCGGTCATGTCTGGTATTACATTAATGTGTATTATTACATTCATgttgtatctgagcctggtagaCAACCCTGGTGCTTTATTGGTTAAGACAGATTTTGCCTGATGAGAGGCTTTACTTTTAGAATGCTGACATTTAAAGTCAGAAGATTGTAtgaactgtatgtatgtatgtacagtaccagtcaaaagttgacactcattcaaggatttttctgcatttttaaaactattttctacattgtagaataatagtgaaggtatCACAACCAACAGTctagaaggagttcccacatatgctgagcacttgttggctgcttttccgtcactctgctgtccaactcatcccaaacaatctcaattcgGTTAATTAAGGTTTGGTGAttgcggaggccaggtcatctgatgcagcactccatcactctccttcttggtcaaatagcccttacacagcctggaggtgtgttgggtcattgtcctgttgaaagacaaatgatagtcctaagcacaaaccagatgggatggcgtatcgctgcagaatgctgtggtagccatgctggttaagtgtgccttgaatatatatatatatatattttttaatcggagagtgtcaccagcaaagcacccccacaccatcacacggtgggaaccacacatgcggagatcataagttcacctactctgcgtctcagaaagacagcggttggaaccaaaaatctaaaatgtggactcatcagaccaaaggacagatttccactggtctaatgtccattgcttgtgttccttggcccaatcaagtgtcttcttattggtgtcctttagtagtggtttctttgcagcaatttgaccacgaaggcctgatttacgcagtgtactctgaacagttgatgttgagatgtgtctgttacttgaactctgtgaagcatttatttgggctgcaattctgaggctggtaactaatgaacttatcctctgcagcagacgcaactctgggtcttccattcctgtggcggtcctcatgagagccagttttatcgTAGAGCttgatttttgcgactgcacttgaagaacctttcaaagttcttgaaattttccggattaaCTGATCTgcacgtcttaaagtaatgatggactgtcgtttctctttgcttatttgagctgttcttgccataatatggacttggtcttttaccaaatagggatatcttctgtatctcccctcaccttgtcacaacacaactgattggctcaaacgcatcaagaaggaaagaaattccacaaatgaactttt
The sequence above is a segment of the Oncorhynchus gorbuscha isolate QuinsamMale2020 ecotype Even-year linkage group LG16, OgorEven_v1.0, whole genome shotgun sequence genome. Coding sequences within it:
- the clint1b gene encoding clathrin interactor 1, coding for MLNMWKVRELVDKATNVVMNYSEIESKVREATNDDSWGPSGQLMGEIAKSTFMYEQFPEVMNMLWTRMLKDNKKNWRRVYKALLLLAYLIRNGSERVVTSAREHIYDLRSLENYHFVDESGKDQGINVRQKVKEMVEFVQDDDRLREERKKAKKNKDKYIGVSSDSTGGGFGKTSPGEMFDSEPKGKWDEDWDKSKGAFPFSEKLGEISDKIGSTIDDTINKFRKKERDDSPDRISDNEEDRVSRNGRPLSGSGSLSGVEFKDEEETVTTKSIQITQATETTTTTTRKRGVIPSKTVDLGAAAHYTGDRSSLDADDAKTSASQTSSSGLADLLMVDSGSIQAAPAGGSSDLIGGFADFSSPAASASLPSSAGPGSNGNGEFGDWNAFSSSLATTTTPSQPITDLFGSIQPPPASAPTPPSAELFDLMGSNRTSLSASQSMTFSMCGRQSVGAANTGLPISRSQNFGPMQGGLLPQHMGLQKPSLPPTWSDPSVNISLDFLSPGMQSANCKPSLNMLQQDPLLPGVQSPINLAQSFGGLNMNIQPTATPIRPLTNPMMPARAIGLGMPPTMATGTMGMGGMPVNQGIMGMNLGVAPSGMGLQGTLGMPGMGMGQSMVNTAMVQPKQDAFANFVNFGK